Within the Sebastes umbrosus isolate fSebUmb1 chromosome 5, fSebUmb1.pri, whole genome shotgun sequence genome, the region AGGTGCCTCCTTGTCAATTTCTGTCCGCTGGCAAACAACAGAAAAGTGTCTAAAGGCTGCTGTGAGATGAGATGCACTACCAACAGGGTAAAGAATCAAGTTTTTATAAGCTGCCGAACCAAAAACCTGAGCTTTTAGGAAAACAAAAGTGAGGCGTCAACAGGAAGAACGGGGAAATTGAGGGATGCTGACACTCCGTATGCTTAGGAGCATATGTCAGTTTAAGGCTATCTATGTTTCTGTAAATTAAGCTAAAGCATTTTGACAGCATGCATCTTGTGTTGTAGTGGAATGTGGATAAATCACAAAGCTATGAAGTATTGTTTGTAAGTGCCTTAGATAACAttagcttgttaacagcaaaCTTCATCATCTTTGTTATCATCCATCAACATTTTAGTTATCAACTGCACCCCTGGTAGGTATAATCCTTTGACATGCTGAAATCTGATGTTTTTAGATAGCTGCAGCATTTCAGCCCTTGGTTGCATATTGTGGCGCCAAATATTTTCCCCTTCGGTGGGCGTGGTTTTCAGAGTATGACGCGTTGTGCTCTGTCTCTTCTCATGgcgaaaaaaaaagttccacaAAAGATGATTAAGTCGCACTAAGTGAGAGGATACATCCATGTGTTGAATGGCTAGTAGCCGACCTGATGAGAGATTAAATTAATTAAGGCTCTGTCGCTGCTGTCTGGGGATTAAGACTACGTTGCTGctcgcaaaaaaaaaactccaacagAAAGCTCTTCACCTCCAATCATGTTCTgtcctgtttaaaaaaaaaaagaatatgatGCTTCAAACCACATTTTAAACTTCCATCAGCCCGTCTAGAGGAAGAATTTCTGTTTCAAAAGTGCAAATGTTTCAGTTCGTCGAACTGAGTCGTTTTGGTTCTGACCGCTACTGCTctgtatcacacacacagacgagcTGCGTAGATCTATGTAGTGTACCGCTCTGTAAACACAGGAGGACGTAGCACTAAGAGTTCAGGGGGTTGTAGACGGTCATCATCGGAGTCTGGGGAAGATTCTGATGAAGAGGATCATGCtgatgaaggagaaggagaCCAGGATGAGCATCAGCCACAGCAGCCAGTTGACGGACTTCTTGGTGTGCTGCTCCAGGCGCTCCGACTCCGTCTTCAGCTTCTCGAAGTTCATGTCCGCCTGACGCATCGACTGGCTCAGAGTCTGGGAGGGAAACGAacgcacagctgatgatgtagACGTCGAGATAAATGTCgagcacacaaacatacaactCAGCTTTCTGATTCAGTGAATACTACACCGTtaactaccgtacatattttttctgaaataaggtcccatgatggtccaccggaaggggcgtgaCCTTTATGCATTTGTTGAATATTGAGATTATTCCCATAAACAAATTTAATCTATCCTTGTTTCTGCTGAACCTGGGTcaacaaatatattatattttagtaACCCTGATATtgtaaatacagtatgatgAATACTGTGATACTTGCATGTGTCTATCCAGTTACCTGGTTGTCCTGTTTGATGATGTTCTGTGCTGCCAGAGTGTTGTTCTTCAGGTTTCGGGCCAGGTTGAGCATGTCCTCGGCCAGTTTCTCCTGCAGGTTGTGGTGGTGCTGCAGGACGGCCTCCAGCTCTGCAGAAGACTGACGCTCATCCATAGGAACACCTCTGCACAAAGTGGGACAGACTGGTTCATATTTTAAATTTGACTgtatgtcattttttaaaagcatttagCAGTGAGGAGTGATTTATGATCGAGCCTGAACTTTTCAGAAGCAATCACTGTTTGcacatatgtaaataaatacagtataatagaCATAAGTCCTTTGAGATAAGAAATAATATGTGCCGCTTTACCTTCTGTTTCGCAAGTCTGTTTCTGACATGCctaaagagaggaaaggagaatgTCATCTTTCTAAAACTAACTTGTTTAAATATAAGTATCATTTTTCAGTCGAGATACTGAAATTAAGATGCctttgaattaaaaaatatttcttacCTTTGCCCGACCCCCCCTGTAATGACACAAAAGAATAAAATGTGTG harbors:
- the use1 gene encoding vesicle transport protein USE1 isoform X1, giving the protein MASRLEINFIRLLSRCESIASEKRGEAEWRLEKYVVALEEMLVALKKSLSKPTAELLTEYSRKVDFLKGLLEAEKLSSPTEKALANQFLAPGRTPTIANERMPTSKTVHMQTKARCTGEMRNELLGTGGSGKGMSETDLRNRRGVPMDERQSSAELEAVLQHHHNLQEKLAEDMLNLARNLKNNTLAAQNIIKQDNQTLSQSMRQADMNFEKLKTESERLEQHTKKSVNWLLWLMLILVSFSFISMILFIRIFPRLR
- the use1 gene encoding vesicle transport protein USE1 isoform X2, whose protein sequence is MLVALKKSLSKPTAELLTEYSRKVDFLKGLLEAEKLSSPTEKALANQFLAPGRTPTIANERMPTSKTVHMQTKARCTGEMRNELLGTGGSGKGMSETDLRNRRGVPMDERQSSAELEAVLQHHHNLQEKLAEDMLNLARNLKNNTLAAQNIIKQDNQTLSQSMRQADMNFEKLKTESERLEQHTKKSVNWLLWLMLILVSFSFISMILFIRIFPRLR